In the genome of Coraliomargarita algicola, one region contains:
- a CDS encoding SUMF1/EgtB/PvdO family nonheme iron enzyme: MSNPNKKSVLMDLSDAGGSNENQRTISVVWLCLGALLLFAAGLYAFLSISGQGEITETSLEQSKGAQSVEPAVSLASEVVAAPLSVETAVAEAQAESSDLSESLESKSVNDASEMVPLMQVGQAQGRHVAEVDTATHLSEIEAITEQIAAELASTTSDHAIEALAFQLEEARALNSDQSSILMLETAYAQALSKQGIESIRRDFARLDKLAQEHAMQNYATLEWRQYLEQVEHAEGLATEAGPYAMLKAYRQAYELGKQFEQVSLKNLSALAQRAMSQSEPARAVELYQKLRLLDSDNAEALSYLHQHAYAAGERVHVAPFGIRMRMVPAGNYTIGTPELEFQRDADEYLHSVTLTRAYYIAETELTQGQWMAVMGELPQQMRNDASARGDTLPVHSVTWTEAVNFCEQLSAHSDSMQYRLPSEAEWEIACRANQQAAYNTGSNQLSLQQANVFDPQSPRNHDQALPVASYQPNDWGLYDMHGNVWEWCHDWLADYSQLGPVDPMNVEGGNAADENLRTKVLRGGSYYDEAPLSRSGNRWSYAPSVATQYIGFRIASTAQF; this comes from the coding sequence ATGAGTAATCCGAATAAAAAAAGTGTGTTGATGGATCTGTCTGATGCAGGTGGGTCAAATGAAAATCAGCGAACAATATCCGTTGTTTGGCTGTGCTTGGGCGCGTTGTTACTTTTTGCAGCTGGTTTGTATGCCTTTTTATCTATTTCAGGTCAGGGCGAGATTACGGAGACTTCTTTGGAGCAGTCGAAGGGGGCGCAGTCTGTTGAGCCTGCTGTCTCTCTGGCATCAGAGGTCGTTGCAGCCCCACTGAGTGTTGAGACTGCAGTGGCGGAAGCTCAGGCAGAGTCGTCCGATTTGTCGGAGTCCCTCGAGTCGAAAAGTGTAAACGATGCCTCTGAGATGGTTCCTTTGATGCAAGTTGGCCAAGCCCAGGGGCGGCATGTCGCAGAAGTGGATACTGCAACACATTTGAGTGAGATCGAAGCGATCACAGAGCAAATTGCCGCGGAACTCGCGAGCACTACTAGCGATCATGCCATCGAGGCGCTTGCTTTTCAGTTGGAAGAAGCGCGTGCTTTGAATTCGGATCAGTCATCGATTCTTATGTTGGAGACGGCGTATGCTCAGGCTTTGTCAAAGCAAGGGATCGAGAGCATTCGCCGTGATTTTGCGCGGCTTGATAAGCTTGCTCAAGAGCATGCTATGCAGAATTACGCGACTCTAGAGTGGCGGCAATACTTGGAACAAGTAGAACATGCTGAAGGCCTTGCGACTGAGGCAGGGCCCTACGCGATGCTTAAAGCATATCGGCAGGCCTATGAATTGGGAAAGCAATTTGAGCAGGTGAGCTTAAAGAATCTATCAGCTCTGGCTCAGCGTGCGATGAGCCAGTCGGAGCCTGCCCGCGCGGTGGAACTGTATCAGAAATTACGCTTACTGGATTCCGATAACGCCGAGGCGCTTTCGTATTTACACCAGCATGCTTATGCGGCAGGTGAGCGGGTGCATGTTGCCCCATTTGGAATTAGAATGCGAATGGTGCCGGCGGGGAACTATACGATCGGAACGCCTGAGTTGGAGTTTCAGCGTGATGCGGATGAGTACTTGCATTCGGTTACACTGACTCGCGCTTATTATATTGCCGAGACCGAACTGACTCAGGGGCAGTGGATGGCAGTCATGGGGGAGTTGCCACAACAAATGCGCAATGATGCTTCAGCTAGAGGTGATACGCTTCCTGTGCATTCAGTTACATGGACTGAAGCCGTCAATTTTTGTGAGCAGCTATCCGCGCATTCGGATTCGATGCAATATCGGCTTCCGAGCGAGGCGGAGTGGGAAATTGCCTGTCGTGCGAATCAACAAGCTGCCTACAATACTGGATCGAATCAATTGAGCTTACAGCAGGCGAATGTGTTTGATCCCCAGTCGCCTCGTAATCATGATCAAGCGCTCCCTGTCGCTAGTTATCAGCCGAATGATTGGGGCTTGTATGACATGCATGGCAATGTCTGGGAATGGTGTCATGATTGGCTCGCTGATTACTCCCAACTAGGTCCTGTCGATCCGATGAACGTTGAAGGTGGGAATGCGGCCGATGAAAATCTGCGCACCAAAGTCCTGCGCGGTGGTTCCTACTATGATGAGGCCCCACTCAGTCGTTCCGGGAACCGTTGGAGTTATGCGCCGAGTGTAGCCACCCAATACATCGGCTTCCGTATCGCATCTACGGCTCAGTTTTAA
- a CDS encoding phosphate ABC transporter substrate-binding protein gives MKHTYTSLGSAFLLAIALLSGCQEGNRKQAATPLGQSATSRQSVAVTASPAVMTPQPVPAIHAVSAPYPAYSVQVPLQGYLRSIGSDTMDELLAEWEAELGRFQTGLRFRHEGKGSSTAIPALLEQRSDIGPMSRVMKGDESARFEQAFGYKATQLAVAVDTLAVYVHPDNPILETGLSLEQIAAIFSESDSPIQRWGQLGLTGPWSNAPIRLHGRNPASGTHAFFKSHALNGRTFRESLTEHAGSAEVVRHVGMDPYSIGYSGIAYKTANVATLPLQAADGNFVNANKRNAARGIYPLTRSLYVILNINPEQGPTDLQKEFLRFVYSREGQQIVEQVGYFPIDPAIAQQVLQQY, from the coding sequence ATGAAACATACCTACACAAGTCTGGGCTCCGCCTTTTTGCTGGCGATTGCACTTTTATCCGGCTGCCAAGAAGGCAATCGAAAGCAGGCGGCCACTCCGCTGGGCCAATCAGCTACAAGCCGCCAATCGGTCGCAGTCACTGCAAGTCCCGCGGTGATGACGCCGCAGCCGGTGCCTGCGATCCATGCAGTGAGCGCTCCATACCCTGCCTATTCGGTGCAGGTGCCATTGCAGGGGTATTTGAGGAGTATTGGCTCGGATACAATGGATGAACTGTTGGCGGAGTGGGAGGCAGAGTTAGGTCGATTTCAAACCGGGCTTCGTTTTCGACATGAGGGGAAGGGGTCTTCGACCGCGATCCCTGCTCTGTTGGAGCAGCGTTCCGACATCGGCCCGATGAGCCGTGTGATGAAGGGCGATGAGAGCGCACGCTTTGAGCAAGCTTTTGGTTACAAAGCAACACAGTTAGCAGTCGCAGTGGATACGCTGGCTGTGTATGTCCACCCAGATAATCCAATACTAGAGACGGGGCTATCGCTGGAGCAAATCGCGGCTATATTTAGCGAATCAGACTCTCCGATTCAGCGTTGGGGGCAACTTGGTTTAACAGGACCGTGGAGCAATGCGCCGATCCGACTCCATGGTCGCAATCCAGCCTCCGGTACCCACGCCTTCTTTAAGTCACATGCACTGAACGGACGCACCTTTCGCGAGAGTTTAACAGAGCATGCGGGGAGTGCCGAGGTGGTGCGCCATGTGGGGATGGATCCTTATAGTATCGGGTATTCCGGGATTGCATATAAAACGGCAAACGTGGCGACGCTTCCCCTGCAGGCAGCGGATGGCAATTTTGTAAACGCCAATAAGCGCAATGCGGCTCGCGGTATTTATCCCCTGACACGTAGTTTATATGTGATTCTCAATATCAATCCTGAGCAAGGGCCTACCGATCTACAGAAAGAGTTCCTACGCTTCGTTTACAGTCGTGAAGGGCAGCAGATTGTAGAGCAAGTTGGCTATTTTCCCATTGATCCAGCCATTGCGCAGCAAGTATTGCAGCAGTATTAG
- a CDS encoding DUF3450 family protein — MKRLTLALMSAYISVASASPEALDDVRTTIGEWATAEKAISRESLQWQEERVLLEDLLTVADKRVAKLEAIIEEHEGFVSTADAKRLELLDQSERVAADVQQIESFLVKMERGLRELKPRLPEPLQEELEPVYQRLPLQADETTLGLGERMQSVVNLLGKIREFDAKISLSESIRALPGSEVEVSFRTLWIGLGQAYYLAPNDAGYGKLGTAGWEWHSQPELAAKIQECIALVEGRSTEPKLIELPVALKEGAVK, encoded by the coding sequence ATGAAACGACTAACACTTGCGCTGATGAGCGCATATATATCCGTAGCCAGTGCCTCGCCGGAGGCGCTCGACGACGTGCGTACGACGATCGGCGAGTGGGCCACTGCTGAGAAGGCGATCTCGCGCGAATCTCTGCAATGGCAGGAGGAACGAGTGTTACTGGAAGATCTTTTAACTGTCGCGGACAAGCGGGTGGCCAAATTGGAAGCCATCATTGAAGAGCACGAAGGCTTTGTTTCGACTGCAGATGCCAAGCGTCTGGAGCTCTTGGACCAAAGTGAGCGAGTCGCCGCGGATGTGCAGCAGATCGAAAGTTTTCTGGTTAAAATGGAGCGCGGGCTGCGCGAGTTGAAGCCGCGCTTGCCGGAGCCCTTGCAGGAAGAGTTGGAGCCGGTTTATCAGCGCCTTCCTCTGCAGGCGGACGAAACGACTCTCGGTTTGGGCGAGCGCATGCAGTCTGTGGTGAACCTGCTGGGCAAGATTCGTGAATTTGACGCCAAGATTTCCTTAAGCGAAAGCATCCGCGCGCTGCCGGGCAGTGAGGTGGAAGTTTCCTTCCGCACGCTGTGGATTGGCCTGGGGCAGGCTTACTACCTGGCGCCAAACGATGCGGGCTATGGCAAATTAGGAACGGCGGGCTGGGAGTGGCACTCGCAGCCGGAATTGGCCGCCAAGATTCAGGAGTGCATCGCACTGGTGGAAGGCCGCAGCACCGAGCCGAAGTTAATTGAGCTGCCAGTTGCACTGAAAGAAGGGGCTGTGAAATGA
- a CDS encoding MotA/TolQ/ExbB proton channel family protein, which yields MNGSINTFKRGLKHRATFPVVALALLLGSLSASAQTLEQITQAREAKLEASLQELHALRESIQAERLPLTRDLNATHAKADELEDEVARVRRLKDSQSVELETLRERVTGRQREVDYVTRTLMPRYLANYEAALSVGELETVGESIREYNLYLENADASEADKLAAGLTLMADSLQQLESLLGGQIYAGNALTPEGTLLAGDFVQVGPLLYFGASDQSTAGFALASRSERADLHPLEDEAAGEIFTVLSSGSGQLPVDPTLGDALAVEQAKDSIPEHLVKGGVWVYPILAFALVATVVSIFKALQVFSVRHPQPLVIHDIIKHLRAGEKPAALELAKAQPQPTREMLVMAVEHADESTEMVEEVMYEAMLTTQPKLERFLNVIAVTAAAAPLLGLLGTVTGIIKTFRLMTVFGAGDPKPLISGISEALITTELGLILAIPALVMHAMLSRKVAGIMARLEKTAVTFVNGLSRSKPE from the coding sequence ATGAATGGGTCTATCAACACTTTTAAACGCGGGCTAAAGCACCGCGCTACTTTTCCGGTCGTTGCGCTCGCACTCTTACTCGGCTCTTTGAGCGCGTCCGCGCAAACGCTGGAACAAATCACCCAGGCGCGCGAAGCGAAGCTCGAGGCCTCTTTGCAAGAGTTGCACGCTTTACGCGAATCGATCCAAGCTGAGCGCTTGCCGTTGACGCGTGACTTGAATGCGACCCATGCCAAAGCGGATGAACTGGAGGACGAAGTCGCACGTGTGCGTCGCCTCAAGGACAGTCAAAGTGTGGAGCTGGAGACCCTGCGTGAGCGGGTGACCGGGCGTCAGCGCGAAGTCGACTATGTGACACGCACCTTGATGCCTCGCTATTTGGCCAACTACGAGGCCGCGCTCTCGGTAGGCGAGCTGGAGACGGTGGGCGAAAGCATCCGTGAGTATAATTTATATCTTGAAAATGCCGATGCCAGTGAGGCGGACAAGCTGGCCGCTGGTTTGACGCTGATGGCGGATTCGCTGCAGCAGTTGGAGTCACTGCTGGGCGGGCAAATCTATGCTGGCAATGCGCTCACGCCAGAGGGCACCTTGCTCGCTGGGGATTTCGTGCAGGTGGGCCCCTTGCTCTACTTTGGAGCCAGTGATCAATCCACCGCCGGCTTCGCACTCGCCTCACGCTCCGAGCGTGCAGATTTGCACCCTCTGGAGGACGAGGCGGCCGGAGAGATCTTTACCGTGCTGTCCTCCGGCTCTGGCCAGCTGCCGGTCGATCCCACCTTGGGCGACGCGCTCGCAGTCGAGCAAGCCAAGGACAGCATTCCGGAGCACCTGGTCAAGGGCGGTGTCTGGGTCTATCCAATCCTCGCCTTCGCCCTTGTGGCCACGGTCGTGTCGATTTTCAAGGCACTGCAAGTCTTCTCGGTGCGTCATCCGCAGCCACTGGTCATCCACGATATTATCAAGCACTTACGCGCAGGCGAGAAGCCTGCCGCCCTAGAGCTTGCGAAGGCGCAGCCACAGCCCACACGTGAAATGCTGGTCATGGCCGTCGAACATGCCGACGAATCGACCGAGATGGTCGAGGAGGTGATGTATGAGGCCATGCTCACCACACAGCCGAAGCTGGAGCGCTTTCTCAATGTGATCGCAGTCACCGCCGCGGCGGCACCCTTGCTGGGGCTGCTGGGCACAGTGACGGGGATTATTAAAACCTTCCGCCTGATGACCGTCTTCGGTGCGGGCGATCCTAAGCCCCTGATTTCCGGTATCTCGGAAGCGCTGATCACCACCGAGCTCGGTCTGATTCTCGCGATCCCTGCCTTGGTGATGCATGCAATGCTCTCGCGCAAGGTGGCTGGTATCATGGCACGCCTGGAGAAGACGGCTGTGACTTTCGTCAATGGCCTCTCCCGCAGCAAGCCTGAGTAA
- a CDS encoding MotA/TolQ/ExbB proton channel family protein, protein MFGILAVLESNAPEKIPVDLLDYALGIWSSGGWLMLPLLLLTIFIYATALNLFCRVHFHFLLKGRIHNLDASTLARSQEESVVLARKLVNYGALSAEEVRRHFEAVRNEYLPFVDRRIRFLGIIITAGPLLGLLGTVTGMLSTFDGMLVVAGNRFDSIVTGISEALITTQTGLIISIPAIVILSLIVQRRNALVLAIARLERYNTRLALRADCPVPAQLERFKAAIGKSKSKS, encoded by the coding sequence ATGTTTGGAATACTCGCAGTTCTCGAATCGAATGCACCGGAGAAAATTCCGGTGGATTTGCTCGATTACGCCCTCGGCATTTGGTCCAGCGGGGGCTGGCTGATGCTGCCGCTACTGCTCTTGACCATTTTTATCTATGCCACCGCGTTGAATCTATTTTGCCGGGTGCACTTTCACTTTCTGCTCAAAGGGCGTATTCATAACTTGGATGCGAGCACCCTTGCCCGCTCACAGGAAGAGTCGGTGGTCTTAGCGCGCAAGCTGGTTAACTACGGGGCGCTGAGTGCTGAGGAGGTGCGGCGTCATTTTGAAGCTGTGCGCAACGAGTATCTACCCTTCGTGGATCGCCGGATACGTTTTCTAGGCATCATTATCACAGCCGGTCCGCTACTGGGCCTGCTCGGCACGGTGACAGGTATGCTGTCGACCTTTGACGGTATGCTGGTGGTCGCGGGCAACCGCTTCGATAGCATTGTGACAGGTATTTCAGAGGCATTAATCACCACCCAGACCGGTCTCATTATCTCGATCCCCGCCATCGTCATCCTTTCGCTGATTGTGCAGCGCCGCAATGCCCTGGTGCTCGCGATCGCCCGCCTGGAGCGCTATAATACACGGCTGGCCCTGCGCGCCGACTGTCCCGTGCCGGCGCAACTCGAACGCTTTAAGGCCGCCATCGGAAAATCAAAAAGTAAATCATGA